The Acidiferrobacterales bacterium genome contains a region encoding:
- a CDS encoding MFS transporter, with protein MNSIPEKLEREKFGIQEFLTHQRGLLARMVMLSVVVLLSGQFAISWFALLGFETELSPQLSQKAEVVGNTISSELAFAVGELDIPPHQLVGVEDYFDNYLQINMDIEYLAMIDPNGQVLFVRGVDLATIETILNELKFQHISKANFETDVLGYLDGAFPILETLAGSTILHVGVTSEHIRSQFFEMIFEILTVIVISWLVTFELLGFYMRRRISRPINHIRTVLAEGSRGVFTTRLVGRTKDEIGQLTTSFNNLVQNLQHKYNDFLFEVAELKHAQIDNKIGNKINGVREAFDLKFTLSGIRDVDSKQVSQIRVPLFMFIFSEELSRSFIPLFVSKYAPTDLMLSHDLLISLPITLFMLAVMVVTPFGGGLVERFGVHRIFLIGVVIATVGFIGNFLTQTYYDLVAFRVLTGIGYSLIFVASEGWVVQNAGEHNRSQSTGIFVTAVFVGIICGPPIGGMIANRIGFEATFLISACLAVTSGLIIYQIFRSEGDTIENRRPRTIISAWELITLLKDPRFFSVLFLTAIPAKMMISGFIAYLVPLYLTQLGHNESSVGRLMMFYGLATLALIYVSTRYADRTRNFVQVVFAGGLLAGAGCIATLFSQQIGLSNTNAVVVAILLLGFGHALLLTSQNSIILTVASDYADTIGRTMTVSAYRVFERIGMVIGPLVAVGLISQFGYHNAIAGFGAIIFILIVMFLVIMSRPRARNFKRQATTRPQG; from the coding sequence GTGAATTCCATCCCAGAAAAACTTGAACGCGAGAAATTCGGAATTCAGGAGTTCCTGACACACCAAAGGGGTTTGCTCGCCCGAATGGTAATGCTATCAGTCGTGGTGCTGCTGAGCGGACAGTTCGCGATTTCGTGGTTTGCCCTGCTTGGCTTTGAAACGGAACTCAGCCCACAATTGAGCCAAAAAGCCGAGGTGGTTGGCAACACCATTTCGTCCGAACTGGCATTCGCAGTCGGCGAACTGGATATTCCACCCCACCAACTGGTCGGTGTCGAAGACTATTTCGACAATTACCTTCAGATAAACATGGATATCGAATATCTCGCGATGATTGATCCGAATGGACAGGTGCTGTTCGTTCGGGGTGTCGACCTGGCAACCATCGAAACCATACTGAATGAGTTGAAGTTTCAACACATCAGCAAGGCGAATTTCGAAACTGACGTGCTTGGATATCTCGATGGCGCATTTCCGATCCTTGAGACATTGGCCGGTTCAACGATTTTGCACGTGGGGGTGACCAGCGAGCATATTCGAAGTCAGTTTTTCGAAATGATCTTTGAAATCCTGACTGTGATCGTGATTTCGTGGCTGGTGACCTTCGAACTGCTCGGGTTTTACATGCGTCGTCGCATATCGAGACCTATCAACCATATCCGAACGGTGCTTGCAGAAGGTTCGCGGGGCGTATTTACCACCCGTCTGGTGGGTAGGACAAAGGATGAAATCGGGCAATTGACAACCAGTTTCAACAATTTAGTCCAGAATCTGCAACACAAGTACAACGATTTTCTTTTCGAGGTTGCGGAACTCAAGCACGCACAGATCGACAACAAAATCGGAAATAAAATCAATGGTGTACGAGAGGCGTTCGATTTGAAGTTCACCCTCAGCGGCATTAGGGACGTCGATTCGAAACAGGTTTCACAGATTCGGGTGCCGCTGTTCATGTTCATATTTTCAGAAGAGCTGTCCAGATCGTTCATTCCGCTATTCGTGTCCAAATACGCACCGACAGACCTGATGCTGTCACATGATCTCCTCATCAGCCTGCCGATCACGCTGTTCATGCTTGCGGTGATGGTTGTCACACCATTCGGCGGAGGCTTGGTTGAACGTTTCGGCGTGCATCGAATTTTCCTGATCGGTGTAGTCATTGCAACAGTTGGTTTCATCGGTAATTTCCTGACTCAGACCTACTACGATCTGGTTGCGTTCCGAGTGCTCACGGGTATAGGCTACAGTCTCATCTTCGTTGCATCCGAAGGCTGGGTTGTCCAGAATGCCGGAGAACACAATCGTTCCCAATCGACAGGCATCTTCGTGACGGCAGTTTTTGTCGGCATAATCTGTGGCCCGCCAATCGGTGGAATGATTGCCAACAGAATAGGTTTTGAAGCAACATTCCTGATTTCTGCTTGTCTTGCAGTGACTTCGGGACTGATCATCTATCAGATTTTCAGGTCGGAAGGAGACACCATCGAAAATCGCAGACCTCGAACCATAATCAGCGCATGGGAATTAATCACGTTACTCAAAGATCCCCGGTTCTTTTCGGTTTTGTTCTTGACAGCCATTCCGGCGAAAATGATGATCTCCGGCTTTATTGCATATCTGGTACCACTCTACCTGACCCAACTGGGGCACAATGAATCATCCGTCGGACGATTGATGATGTTTTACGGCTTGGCGACACTTGCCCTGATCTATGTTTCCACGCGCTACGCTGACAGGACGCGTAATTTTGTCCAGGTTGTTTTTGCCGGTGGTCTGCTCGCGGGCGCAGGATGTATTGCAACTTTGTTCTCACAACAGATCGGCCTCAGCAATACCAATGCTGTTGTCGTGGCGATTCTCTTACTCGGATTCGGTCATGCCTTGCTGCTGACTTCCCAAAATTCGATCATTCTGACAGTTGCCAGCGATTATGCCGACACCATCGGAAGAACAATGACAGTCAGTGCATACCGCGTGTTTGAACGAATCGGCATGGTTATCGGACCGTTGGTTGCCGTTGGGCTGATCAGTCAATTCGGCTATCACAATGCCATTGCAGGATTCGGAGCAATCATATTCATCTTGATTGTGATGTTCTTGGTGATCATGTCCCGTCCGAGAGCGCGGAATTTCAAAAGACAAGCCACAACCAGACCTCAGGGTTGA